A portion of the Lolium rigidum isolate FL_2022 chromosome 1, APGP_CSIRO_Lrig_0.1, whole genome shotgun sequence genome contains these proteins:
- the LOC124667349 gene encoding uncharacterized protein LOC124667349, whose protein sequence is MQSPSKISDPSMSNPPGVAGLQGWAELPDHLLHSIIPLLGSFIDLTAFASTCPSWRAAFSSYPSKSTFCTVLPPLLVRPNIRVQAPHLPSSNGRHKLRTCNVIDMANQNKSLRCQIPQVTFQKMHFAGSSYGHLICCRQGKCLIVDVFTGAEVSPPVLPFSGDPEEEFYFGSTLTAPLASPNCHLLISTQSSLFDWPVGSDSWSELKLSDARIDQIVEFNGQFIAMDYFQRIYTLQLAPQLGLQEITTKWWDDMTECPYLRPWLAVCGDMLLIVDHYVSWSFGAPVLYKPYRLDMSAKPAKWVEVKKLDNWALFVGGDVRSPPFSCLSPEQWGGSSNRLYYAHYSQPWSVHGLGEDADAVWDPSTDPDLVYKRNWYGQLQAFWVYPSMFYSDGQ, encoded by the coding sequence ATGCAAAGCCCGAGCAAAATTTCTGACCCCTCTATGTCTAACCCCCCTGGTGTGGCGGGGCTCCAGGGTTGGGCTGAGCTCCCAGATCACCTGCTCCACTCCATTATTCCTCTGTTGGGATCCTTTATTGACCTCACTGCGTTTGCTAGCACATGCCCTTCTTGGCGTGCTGCCTTCTCATCATACCCGTCCAAATCAACCTTTTGCACGGTACTCCCGCCTCTCCTCGTCCGGCCCAATATCCGTGTCCAAGCTCCCCATCTCCCTTCTAGCAATGGTCGTCACAAGCTACGCACATGCAATGTCATTGATATGGCCAACCAGAACAAATCCCTTCGCTGCCAGATTCCTCAAGTCACTTTTCAGAAGATGCATTTTGCTGGCTCTTCATATGGGCATCTCATCTGCTGCCGCCAAGGAAAATGTCTCATTGTTGATGTGTTCACTGGTGCCGAGGTTTCACCTCCAGTTCTCCCGTTCAGTGGTGACCCTGAGGAGGAGTTCTACTTTGGTAGCACCCTGACAGCTCCCCTTGCATCACCCAACTGCCATCTCCTTATCAGTACCCAATCCTCCCTGTTTGATTGGCCGGTCGGAAGCGACTCTTGGTCTGAACTCAAGCTTTCTGATGCACGCATTGATCAGATTGTGGAATTTAATGGTCAATTCATAGCCATGGATTATTTTCAGAGGATCTACACTCTACAGTTAGCCCCCCAGCTTGGCCTACAGGAGATAACAACCAAGTGGTGGGATGACATGACTGAATGTCCATATTTAAGGCCGTGGTTGGCAGTCTGTGGTGACATGCTTCTCATCGTTGACCATTATGTAAGCTGGTCATTTGGAGCACCAGTCCTTTATAAACCCTACCGGCTTGACATGTCAGCCAAACCTGCAAAATGGGTGGAGGTGAAGAAGCTGGACAACTGGGCACTCTTTGTAGGTGGTGATGTGAGGAGCCCGCCGTTTTCTTGCTTGAGCCCGGAACAGTGGGGAGGGAGCAGCAACCGCTTGTACTACGCCCATTATTCTCAACCTTGGAGTGTACATGGCTTGGGTGAAGACGCGGATGCTGTTTGGGATCCTTCCACGGACCCCGATCTTGTGTACAAGAGAAACTGGTACGGCCAGCTGCAGGCCTTCTGGGTGTACCCAAGCATGTTCTACTCCGATGGTCAGTGA
- the LOC124684900 gene encoding protein argonaute 1B-like produces the protein MVRKKKTGGESSGEAPGATGQGSSQRPERAPQQPPQQQGGGRGWVPQQGGRGGGQHLGRGGHYQGHGGPAAHRPGGPPEYQQRDYQGRGQQGGGPPEYQQRDYQGRGQQGGGPPRYQQRDYQGRGHPGGGQPEYQPRDYQGQGRGGPRPRGRGMPEPYYGGHTGGSGGVSVPPGPSRTVPELHQAPHVQYQAPVVSPSASGAGSSSQPAAEVSSGQLQQQFQNLAILDQSSTSQAVRPPPASSKSVRFPLRPGKGTYGDRCVVKANHFFAELPDKDLHQYDVTISPEVTSRGVNRAVIAELVKMYRQSHLDGRLPAYDGSKSLYTAGPLPFTSKTFEITLQDEEETLGGGQVAPRRDRLFRVVIKFAARADLHHLAMFLAGRQPDAPQEALQVLDIVLRELPTARYSPVSRSFYSPNLGKRQRLGDGLESWRGFYQSIRPTQMGLSLNIDMSSTAFIEPLPVIEFVAQLLCRDISVRPLSDSDRVKIKKALRGIKVEVTHRGNMRRKYRISGLTSQATRELSFPVDEHGTVKTVVQYFVETYGFNIQHTTLPCLQVGNQQRPNYLPMEVCKIVEGQRYSKRLNEKQITALLKVTCQRPQEREKDIMQTVHQNAYYKDPYAQEFGIKIDEHLASVEARVLPPPRLKYHDSGREKDVLPRVGQWNMMNKKMVNGGRVSHWTCINFSRSVQDNAARIFCHELAIMCQISGMNFAPEPVLPPLTARPEHVERALKARYQDAMNIIRPQGRELDLLIVILPDNNGSLYGDLKRICETDLGLVSQCCLTKHVFKMSKQYLANVALKINVKVGGRNTVLVDALSRRIPLVSDRPTIIFGADVTHPHPGEDSSPSIAAVVASQDWPEITKYAGLVSAQAHRQELIQDLFKVWQDPQRGTVTGGMVKELLISFKRATGQKPQRIIFYRDGVSEGQFYQVLLFELDAIRKACASLEPNYQPPVTFVVVQKRHHTRLFANNHNDSRTVDRSGNILPGTVVDSKICHPTEFDFYLCSHAGIQGTSRPAHYHVLWDENKFTADELQTLTNNLCYTYARCTRSVSIVPPAYYAHLAAFRARFYMEPDTSDSGSVASGARGPPQGPARSTRAFGNVPVRPLPALKENVKRVMFYC, from the exons ATGGTTAGGAAGAAGAAAACCGGTGGAGAGAGTTCTGGGGAGGCTCCGGGAGCTACCGGACAGGGTTCCTCGCAGCGACCTGAGAGAGCTCCTCAACAGCCTCCTCAGCAACAAGGCGGTGGCCGTGGTTGGGTGCCTCAACAGGGTGGCCGCGGTGGTGGGCAACACCTAGGCCGTGGTGGTCACTATCAGGGTCACGGAGGGCCAGCGGCACACCGTCCAGGTGGTCCGCCTGAATATCAACAGCGTGACTATCAGGGACGTGGGCAACAAGGTGGCGGTCCACCTGAATATCAACAGCGTGACTATCAGGGACGTGGACAGCAAGGTGGTGGTCCACCTCGATATCAACAACGTGACTATCAGGGGCGTGGACATCCAGGTGGTGGTCAACCTGAATATCAACCGCGTGACTATCAGGGTCAGGGACGTGGTGGTCCACGCCCCAGAGGGCGTGGTATGCCGGAGCCATACTATGGCGGGCATACGGGAGGGAGTGGTGGAGTCAGTGTTCCACCAGGTCCGTCAAGAACAGTTCCCGAGCTGCACCAAGCCCCGCATGTCCAATATCAAGCCCCGGTGGTTTCACCATCCGCATCGGGTGCTGGCTCATCCTCTCAGCCTGCGGCTGAGGTGAGCAGTGGACAACTCCAGCAACAGTTTCAAAACCTTGCCATCCTCGATCAAAGTTCGACCAGTCAAGCTGTCCGTCCGCCACCAGCATCAAGCAAATCAGTTAGATTCCCGTTGCGCCCCGGAAAGGGTACATACGGGGATAGGTGTGTGGTGAAAGCCAATCATTTCTTTGCTGAGCTCCCTGATAAGGACCTCCACCAATACGAT GTGACCATATCGCCAGAAGTTACATCACGTGGTGTCAATCGTGCTGTGATAGCAGAGCTTGTAAAGATGTATAGACAATCTCATTTGGATGGACGTCTACCTGCCTATGATGGAAGTAAGAGCCTTTATACAGCTGGGCCATTACCGTTTACTTCAAAGACATTTGAAATTACTCTGCAAGACGAAGAAGAGACCTTGGGTGGTGGGCAAGTCGCGCCAAG GCGTGATAGACTATTCAGGGTGGTGATCAAATTTGCCGCTCGTGCTGATCTCCACCATTTGGCTATGTTTCTAGCTGGGAGGCAACCAGATGCACCTCAAGAGGCTCTTCAGGTCCTTGACATCGTGCTGCGGGAATTGCCTACTGCCAG GTATTCTCCAGTTAGTCGATCATTTTATTCTCCTAACTTAGGGAAACGTCAGAGACTTGGTGACGGTTTGGAAAGTTGGCGTGGATTTTACCAAAGTATAAGGCCAACACAGATGGGGCTTTCACTAAATATTG ATATGTCTTCGACTGCATTTATCGAGCCTCTCCCTGTGATTGAGTTTGTTGCTCAGCTTCTGTGCAGAGACATCTCAGTTAGACCGTTATCTGATTCAGATCGTGTGAAG ATAAAAAAAGCTCTACGAGGCATAAAGGTTGAGGTTACACATCGAGGAAACATGCGTAGGAAGTACCGTATATCTGGCCTCACTTCACAAGCAACAAGAGAGCTATC ATTCCCTGTTGATGAGCACGGTACTGTGAAGACTGTGGTGCAATACTTCGTGGAGACTTATGGTTTTAATATTCAGCACACCACTTTACCTTGCTTGCAAGTGGGCAATCAGCAAAGACCAAATTATCTCCCTATGGAG GTTTGTAAGATTGTTGAAGGACAGCGCTACTCAAAACGTTTGAATGAGAAACAAATAACTGCTCTACTGAAAGTCACTTGCCAGCGCCCTCAAGAGCGTGAGAAAGACATCATGCAG ACTGTGCATCAAAATGCATACTACAAGGATCCATATGCACAGgaatttggcataaaaattgatgAGCATCTTGCATCAGTTGAAGCTCGTGTTCTGCCTCCACCACGG CTTAAGTACCATGATAGTGGCAGAGAGAAGGATGTCTTGCCCAGGGTCGGCCAATGGAATATGATGAACAAG AAAATGGTGAATGGTGGTAGAGTCAGCCACTGGACATGCATTAACTTCTCTCGGAGTGTTCAAGATAATGCTGCCAGGATTTTCTGTCATGAgttggctataatgtgccaaatatCTGGAATG AACTTTGCACCAGAACCTGTGCTTCCCCCACTTACTGCAAGGCCTGAACACGTGGAAAGAGCACTAAAGGCACGCTATCAAGATGCAATGAACATAATTAGACCCCAGGGCAGAGAACTTGACCTGCTAATTGTTATACTGCCTGACAATAATGGTTCTCTTTATG GGGATCTTAAGAGGATTTGCGAGACTGATCTTGGATTGGTATCTCAGTGTTGTCTAACAAAACATGTTTTCAAGATGAGCAAGCAGTATCTTGCAAATGTAGCTCTTAAAATCAATGTTAAG GTGGGGGGAAGGAATACTGTACTTGTGGATGCTTTGTCAAGGAGGATTCCCCTTGTTAGTGACAGACCAACCATAATATTTGGTGCTGATGTTACACATCCTCACCCTGGAGAAGATTCCAGCCCTTCCATTGCAGCT GTGGTTGCTTCTCAAGACTGGCCTGAGATCACTAAGTATGCAGGATTAGTGAGCGCCCAAGCCCATAGGCAAGAGTTGATACAGGATCTTTTTAAAGTATGGCAAGATCCCCAAAGAGGAACTGTGACTGGCGGCATGGTCAA GGAGCTTCTCATATCTTTCAAGAGGGCAACTGGACAGAAACCCCAGAGGATCATATTTTACAG GGATGGTGTCAGTGAGGGACAGTTCTATCAAGTTCTGTTGTTTGAACTTGATGCCATTCGAAAG GCCTGTGCGTCCTTGGAGCCCAATTATCAGCCTCCAGTTACTTTTGTTGTTGTCCAGAAGCGCCATCACACTAGGCTCTTTGCTAATAACCACAACGATTCACGAACTGTTGATAGAAGCGGGAACATACTGCCTG GGACTGTTGTTGATTCGAAGATTTGCCATCCGACAGAATTTGATTTCTACTTGTGTAGCCATGCTGGCATTCAG GGAACAAGCCGGCCTGCTCATTATCATGTTCTGTGGGACGAGAACAAATTTACTGCTGACGAGCTGCAAACTCTCACAAACAACTTGTGCTACAC GTATGCTAGGTGCACCCGCTCCGTGTCAATTG TTCCTCCGGCATATTATGCTCATTTGGCAGCCTTCCGAGCTCGATTCTACATGGAGCCGGATACCTCTGACAGTGGGTCCGTGGCGAGCGGTGCCCGTGGCCCTCCACAGGGCCCTGCGCGCAGCACCAGGGCGTTCGGAAATGTTCCTGTCCGGCCTCTCCCTGCCCTCAAGGAAAACGTGAAGCGCGTCATGTTCTACTGTTAA
- the LOC124703890 gene encoding F-box/kelch-repeat protein At1g23390-like: protein MSVRDDADDDDAQAELPALVASLRLYGDTLESVVERVPAADLAATACVSREWLRAVRSALRRRPRRPLLPWLLVHLHGRRCRRRTCAYDPHSGAWLTVEAPRQPATSSPPPYVRVVHGAHGDRACALTASSLDVAGDPLGTSAPVSLSPPGAWRADPVLAAVGDRLVALGGACQLLAAPEDTGVEVHEGGSWAACGPMPAELRESAAATWLSVAATEQRVYVADRTTGWASWFDPSKRRWGSTRRLRPDAGVSTWGIAPGRAGAGLVLFGAKRCRGDEANATTAKSEVIVQTWEVDGDALDLSPSGAMAMPTEMSGRLFPREDDDDDEVLVSIGVCGNAVGGYVYNAAAPANGAVFYEMQEGSGVVERWEWVPSAPLLPAEPLGRAVVACSPVAVDMLSRRLPLVGP, encoded by the coding sequence ATGAGCGTccgcgacgacgccgacgacgacgacgcgcagGCGGAGCTGCCAGCGCTCGTCGCCAGCCTGCGCCTGTACGGGGACACGCTGGAGTCGGTGGTGGAGCGCGTGCCGGCGGCGGACCTCGCCGCCACTGCCTGCGTCTCGCGCGAGTGGCTCCGCGCGGTGCGGTCCGcgctgcgccgccgcccgcgGCGCCCGCTGCTGCCCTGGCTCCTCGTACACCTCCACGGCAGACGCTGCCGTCGCCGGACATGCGCGTACGACCCCCACTCCGGCGCCTGGCTCACCGTGGAGGCCCCGCGGCAACCGGCCACGTCCTCCCCGCCGCCTTACGTGCGCGTCGTCCACGGCGCGCACGGGGACCGCGCCTGCGCGCTCACGGCCTCCAGCCTCGACGTCGCCGGCGACCCGCTCGGGACGTCCGCGCCCGTGTCCCTCAGTCCTCCCGGCGCGTGGCGCGCCGACCCGGTGCTCGCCGCGGTGGGCGACCGCCTGGTGGCCCTCGGCGGCGCGTGCCAGCTGCTCGCCGCCCCCGAGGACACCGGGGTCGAGGTCCACGAAGGCGGGAGCTGGGCCGCCTGCGGCCCGATGCCGGCGGAGCTCCGGGAGTCGGCCGCGGCGACGTGGCTCTCGGTGGCGGCGACGGAGCAGCGAGTGTACGTCGCGGACAGAACCACCGGGTGGGCGAGCTGGTTCGACCCGTCGAAGCGGCGGTGGGGCTCCACACGTCGCCTCAGGCCGGACGCAGGCGTCTCCACCTGGGGCATcgcgcccggccgcgccggcgccggtCTCGTCTTGTTCGGAGCGAAGCGCTGCCGTGGGGACGAAGCAAATGCTACTACTGCTAAGAGCGAAGTGATCGTCCAGACATGGGAGGTGGACGGCGATGCTCTGGACCTGTCCCCCAGCGGcgccatggccatgccgaccGAGATGTCGGGGAGGCTCTTCccccgcgaggacgacgacgacgacgaggttcTTGTGTCGATCGGGGTGTGCGGCAACGCCGTCGGAGGGTACGTGTACaacgcggcggcgccggccaACGGCGCCGTGTTCTACGAGATGCAGGAGGGCAGCGGCGTGGTGGAGCGGTGGGAGTGGGTGCCGTCGGCGCCGTTGCTTCCCGCCGAGCCGCTGGGCCGCGCCGTCGTCGCGTGCTCTCCGGTGGCGGTCGACATGCTGTCTCGAAGACTGCCACTTGTGGGCCCATAA